From one Pseudomonas fluorescens genomic stretch:
- the waaA gene encoding lipid IV(A) 3-deoxy-D-manno-octulosonic acid transferase, with protein MNRTLYTLLFHLGLPLVALRLFLRSRKAPAYGQRIGERFALNLPAMAEGGIWVHAVSVGESIAAAPMIRALLQAYPQLPITITCMTPTGSERVRAMFADEPRIQHCYLPYDLPWAAGRFLDHVQPKLAVIMETELWPNHIHQCAKRGIPVALANARLSERSARGYARFAGLTRPMLAQMSLIAVQTETEAQRFRQLGARLECVQVTGSIKFDLSIDEHLLSRAQALREQWQAAQRPVWIAASTHEGEDEIILAAHRQLREHHADALLILVPRHPERFNSVFELCRGQLPTVRRSSGEPVAADTAVLLGDTMGELLFLYALADIAFVGGSLVPNGGHNLLEPAALSLPVLSGPHLFNFLEIAAMLREAGALQEVDDVQGVAAEVRRLIELPRDAQRMGAAGLAVMKANQGALQRLLEGLGRLI; from the coding sequence ATGAACAGAACCCTCTATACCTTGCTGTTTCACCTGGGCCTGCCGCTGGTTGCGCTGCGCCTGTTCCTGCGTTCGCGCAAGGCGCCGGCTTATGGTCAGCGCATCGGTGAGCGATTTGCCCTGAACCTGCCGGCCATGGCCGAAGGCGGGATCTGGGTGCATGCGGTGTCGGTGGGCGAGAGCATTGCCGCCGCGCCGATGATTCGCGCCTTGCTGCAGGCTTATCCACAGCTGCCGATCACTATCACCTGCATGACCCCGACCGGTTCCGAGCGGGTTCGGGCGATGTTTGCCGATGAACCGCGCATCCAGCACTGCTACCTGCCATACGACTTGCCCTGGGCCGCCGGACGCTTTCTCGATCACGTGCAGCCCAAGCTTGCGGTGATCATGGAAACCGAGCTGTGGCCCAATCACATTCACCAGTGTGCCAAGCGCGGCATTCCCGTGGCCCTGGCTAACGCGCGGTTGTCCGAGCGCTCGGCCCGGGGCTATGCGCGCTTTGCCGGGTTGACCCGGCCGATGCTGGCGCAGATGAGCCTGATCGCGGTGCAGACCGAAACCGAAGCCCAGCGTTTTCGCCAGTTGGGTGCGCGCCTGGAATGCGTGCAGGTGACCGGTTCGATCAAGTTCGACCTGAGCATCGACGAGCACCTGTTGTCGCGTGCGCAGGCCTTGCGTGAGCAATGGCAGGCCGCTCAGCGTCCGGTGTGGATCGCGGCCAGCACTCATGAAGGCGAGGACGAGATCATCCTCGCCGCTCACCGGCAGTTGCGCGAGCACCATGCCGACGCCTTGCTGATTCTGGTGCCGCGTCACCCGGAGCGCTTCAACAGTGTCTTCGAGTTGTGCCGCGGGCAATTGCCGACGGTACGTCGTTCCAGTGGCGAACCGGTGGCTGCTGATACCGCAGTGCTGCTCGGCGACACCATGGGTGAGCTGCTGTTTCTCTATGCCCTGGCCGATATTGCCTTCGTTGGTGGCAGCCTGGTGCCCAATGGCGGGCACAACCTGCTGGAGCCTGCGGCATTGTCATTGCCGGTGCTCAGTGGTCCGCATTTGTTCAACTTTCTCGAGATCGCGGCGATGCTGCGTGAGGCCGGTGCCTTGCAGGAAGTCGATGATGTCCAGGGGGTGGCGGCCGAGGTGCGCCGCTTGATCGAGTTGCCTCGAGATGCGCAACGCATGGGGGCGGCAGGGCTGGCGGTGATGAAGGCCAACCAGGGGGCGTTGCAGCGCTTGCTTGAAGGGTTGGGGCGGTTGATCTAG
- a CDS encoding DUF1249 domain-containing protein, whose amino-acid sequence MVVNLLRERYRVDLVGLQAACEANYARLMRLLPDMRSTMSSRRIGMTQGDQMLGVLVLDVVLACPYTTTLRVRQEHSLPWLPVPQLEVQVYHDARMAEVVSAEHARRFRSIYPYPNAAMHQPDEKAQLNLFLGEWLSHCLACGHELAVVR is encoded by the coding sequence ATGGTCGTGAATCTGCTGCGCGAGCGCTACCGGGTCGATCTGGTCGGGTTGCAGGCTGCCTGTGAGGCCAACTATGCGCGCTTGATGCGCCTGTTGCCCGACATGCGCAGCACCATGAGCTCGCGCCGTATCGGCATGACCCAGGGCGACCAGATGCTTGGCGTGCTGGTCCTTGATGTGGTGCTCGCCTGCCCCTACACCACCACCTTGCGCGTGCGCCAGGAGCACAGCCTGCCCTGGCTGCCGGTGCCGCAACTGGAGGTGCAGGTCTACCACGACGCGCGCATGGCCGAAGTGGTCAGCGCCGAGCACGCCCGGCGTTTTCGCAGCATCTATCCGTATCCCAATGCGGCCATGCACCAGCCGGACGAAAAAGCCCAGCTCAACCTGTTCCTCGGTGAATGGCTGAGCCATTGCCTGGCCTGCGGCCACGAGTTGGCTGTCGTTCGCTGA
- a CDS encoding TolC family outer membrane protein, producing MLRKLSLALAVSCATNGMAWAADVPLSAKTDLVSVYQEAVNNNADLAAARANYGAQKEVVPQARAGLLPNLSAGAEMMSNRTKIDSPSATANRSGNSWQATLAQPIFRADRWFQLQAAEAVNEQSALELSATEQNLILQSAENYFAVLRAQDTLASTKAEEAAFKRQLDQSNERFDVGLSDKTDVLQSQASYDTARANRIVAQRQVDDAFEALITLTNRDYNSVQGIVHTLPVQVPVPNDAKAWVETAGKQNLNLLATNYAVSAAEETLRQRKAGHAPTVDAVARYQKGDNDSLGFTNPNLTGQNYSGDVEQTSIGLQLNIPIYSGGLTSSQVREAYQRLSQSEQQRESLRRQVVENTRNLHRAVNTDVEQVQARKQSIISNQSALEATEIGYQVGTRNIVDVLDAQRQLYTSVRDYNNTRYDYILDNLRLKQAAGTLSPQDLNDLSRYLKPDYNPDKDFLPPDLAAAAKANFEARP from the coding sequence ATGCTGCGCAAACTTTCACTGGCCCTCGCCGTGTCTTGTGCTACCAACGGAATGGCCTGGGCAGCGGACGTGCCCCTGTCGGCGAAGACCGACCTGGTCAGTGTCTATCAGGAGGCCGTGAACAATAACGCCGACCTGGCGGCCGCCCGCGCCAACTACGGCGCTCAGAAGGAAGTGGTGCCTCAGGCCCGCGCTGGCCTGTTGCCGAACCTCTCGGCCGGCGCCGAGATGATGAGCAACCGCACCAAGATCGACAGCCCGTCGGCGACTGCCAACCGCAGTGGCAATTCCTGGCAGGCGACCCTGGCGCAACCGATCTTCCGCGCTGACCGCTGGTTCCAGTTGCAGGCCGCCGAAGCGGTCAACGAGCAGTCAGCCCTGGAACTGTCGGCAACCGAACAGAACCTGATCCTGCAAAGTGCCGAAAACTATTTCGCCGTGCTGCGCGCCCAGGACACCCTGGCTTCGACCAAAGCCGAAGAAGCAGCGTTCAAGCGCCAGCTCGACCAGTCCAACGAGCGCTTCGACGTCGGCCTCTCGGACAAGACCGACGTGCTGCAATCCCAAGCCAGCTATGACACTGCCCGGGCCAACCGCATCGTTGCCCAGCGCCAGGTCGATGACGCCTTCGAGGCGCTGATCACCCTGACCAACCGCGACTACAACTCGGTACAAGGCATCGTCCACACCTTGCCGGTGCAAGTGCCAGTACCGAACGATGCCAAAGCCTGGGTCGAGACTGCCGGCAAGCAGAACCTCAATCTGCTCGCCACCAACTACGCGGTGAGCGCCGCCGAAGAAACCCTGCGCCAGCGCAAGGCCGGGCACGCGCCGACCGTGGATGCGGTAGCGCGCTACCAGAAAGGCGACAACGACAGCCTGGGCTTCACCAACCCCAACCTTACCGGACAGAACTACAGCGGTGATGTCGAGCAGACCAGCATCGGCCTGCAACTGAACATCCCGATCTACAGCGGCGGCCTGACCAGCTCGCAAGTGCGCGAGGCCTACCAGCGCCTGAGCCAGAGCGAACAGCAGCGCGAAAGCCTGCGCCGCCAGGTGGTGGAAAACACCCGCAACCTGCACCGCGCGGTGAACACCGACGTGGAACAGGTACAAGCGCGCAAGCAGTCGATCATCTCCAACCAGAGCGCCCTGGAAGCCACTGAAATCGGCTACCAGGTGGGTACCCGCAATATCGTCGACGTGCTCGACGCCCAGCGCCAGCTGTACACCTCGGTGCGTGATTACAACAACACCCGCTACGACTACATCCTCGACAACCTGCGCCTGAAGCAGGCCGCGGGCACCTTGAGCCCGCAGGACCTGAACGACCTGAGCCGTTACCTGAAACCGGACTACAACCCGGACAAGGACTTCCTGCCGCCGGACCTGGCCGCTGCGGCCAAGGCCAACTTCGAAGCACGGCCCTGA
- the cytX gene encoding putative hydroxymethylpyrimidine transporter CytX has product MSTLSQFSPDHPVTAEQRVLSGRDLCSLWFSLGIGLMVLQTGALLGPGLGLANAVLAIIIGTSVGVLLLAAVGVIGSDTGLSSMAALRRSLGRNGARLPAMLNLLQLIGWGSFEIIVMRDAASLLSERAFGAGSALTNPLLWTLCFGALATLLAVSGPLTFVRKILRKWGIWLLIGACLWLTWNLFAKADLAALWAQAGDGSMPLAIGIDIAIAMPLSWLPLIADYSRFSQRASRVFAGTALGYFVGNVWMMSLGVAYTLAFAPAGEVNTLLLALAGAGLGIPLLLILLDESEKAFADIHSAAVSSGLLVRLKVEHLALAIGVLCTLIASFAPLAQYQNFLLLIGSVFAPLFGVVLVDHFIVRRRRSDTSPIHSLHWPALLAWAIGVAAYHLLAHYAPNVGSTLPALLLAGLVYWTAAPAVSRDRETTPA; this is encoded by the coding sequence GTGAGCACACTCAGCCAGTTTTCCCCCGATCACCCGGTCACCGCCGAGCAACGCGTGCTCAGCGGCCGCGACCTCTGTTCCCTGTGGTTTTCCCTCGGCATCGGCCTGATGGTCCTGCAGACCGGCGCCTTGCTCGGCCCCGGCCTGGGCTTGGCCAATGCGGTGCTGGCGATCATCATCGGCACCAGCGTCGGCGTGCTGTTGTTGGCGGCTGTCGGGGTCATCGGCAGCGATACCGGCCTGTCGTCCATGGCCGCCCTGCGTCGCAGCCTGGGCCGCAACGGCGCGCGCCTGCCGGCCATGCTCAACCTGCTGCAACTGATCGGCTGGGGTTCGTTCGAAATCATCGTCATGCGCGATGCCGCCAGCTTGCTCAGCGAGCGTGCCTTCGGCGCCGGCAGTGCGCTGACCAATCCTTTGTTGTGGACCTTGTGCTTCGGCGCGCTGGCCACCTTGCTGGCGGTCAGCGGCCCCTTGACCTTCGTGCGCAAGATCCTGCGCAAATGGGGCATCTGGCTACTGATCGGCGCCTGCCTGTGGCTGACCTGGAACCTCTTCGCCAAGGCCGATCTGGCTGCGCTGTGGGCGCAAGCCGGCGATGGCTCGATGCCACTGGCGATCGGCATTGATATCGCCATTGCCATGCCGCTGTCGTGGCTGCCGCTGATTGCCGACTACTCACGCTTCAGCCAGCGTGCCAGCCGGGTGTTCGCTGGCACGGCGCTGGGCTACTTCGTCGGCAACGTCTGGATGATGAGTCTGGGCGTGGCCTACACCCTGGCGTTTGCTCCGGCCGGCGAGGTCAATACCCTGCTGCTGGCGCTGGCCGGCGCGGGCCTGGGCATTCCGCTGCTGCTGATCCTGCTCGATGAGTCGGAAAAGGCTTTCGCCGATATTCACTCGGCGGCCGTCTCCAGCGGTTTGCTGGTGCGCCTGAAGGTCGAGCACCTGGCCCTGGCTATCGGCGTGCTGTGCACCCTGATCGCCAGCTTCGCGCCGCTGGCGCAATACCAGAACTTCCTATTGCTCATCGGCTCGGTGTTCGCGCCGCTGTTCGGTGTGGTGCTGGTCGATCACTTCATCGTCCGACGCCGGCGCAGCGACACCAGCCCGATCCACAGCCTGCACTGGCCGGCATTGCTGGCCTGGGCAATTGGTGTCGCAGCTTATCACCTGCTGGCGCACTACGCGCCGAACGTCGGCTCGACCCTGCCGGCCTTGCTGCTGGCAGGGTTGGTCTACTGGACTGCCGCGCCGGCGGTCAGCCGCGACCGGGAAACAACTCCGGCTTGA
- the thiC gene encoding phosphomethylpyrimidine synthase ThiC — protein MSKQEKYTNLSESAQVDQQSVQPFTRSRKIYVEGSRPDIRVPMREISLDDTPTDFGGEANAPVLVYDTSGPYTDPNVIIDVRKGLGDVRSAWIDARGDTERLAGLSSDFGQQRLADAELTKLRFAHVRNPRRAQAGANVSQMHYARQGIITAEMEYVAIRENMKLQEARAAGLLDQQHAGHSFGASIPKEITAEFVREEIARGRAIIPANINHVELEPMIIGRNFLVKINGNIGNSALGSSIEEEVAKLTWGIRWGSDTVMDLSTGKHIHETREWIIRNSPVPIGTVPIYQALEKVNGVAEDLTWELFRDTLIEQAEQGVDYFTIHAGVLLRYVPLTAKRVTGIVSRGGSIMAKWCLAHHKENFLYTHFDEICEIMKAYDVSFSLGDGLRPGSIADANDAAQFGELETLGELTKIAWKHDVQCMIEGPGHVPMQLIKENMDKQLECCDEAPFYTLGPLTTDIAPGYDHITSGIGAAMIGWFGCAMLCYVTPKEHLGLPNKDDVKTGIITYKIAAHAADLAKGHPGAQIRDNALSKARFEFRWEDQFNLGLDPDTARSFHDETLPKDSAKVAHFCSMCGPKFCSMKITQEVREYAANQRIDAVDVAVEDGMREQAERFRQEGSQLYKKV, from the coding sequence ATGAGTAAACAAGAAAAATATACCAATTTGAGTGAATCGGCCCAGGTCGATCAACAGTCCGTACAGCCGTTCACCCGCTCGCGCAAAATTTATGTCGAGGGCTCGCGCCCGGACATCCGCGTGCCCATGCGTGAAATCAGCCTCGATGACACCCCCACCGATTTCGGCGGCGAAGCCAACGCTCCGGTGCTGGTCTACGACACTTCCGGCCCCTACACCGACCCCAACGTGATCATCGACGTACGCAAGGGTCTGGGCGATGTGCGCTCGGCCTGGATCGACGCCCGTGGCGACACCGAGCGCCTGGCCGGCCTGTCGTCGGACTTCGGCCAGCAACGCCTGGCCGATGCCGAGCTGACCAAGCTGCGTTTCGCCCACGTGCGCAACCCGCGCCGGGCCCAGGCCGGCGCCAACGTCAGCCAGATGCACTATGCACGCCAGGGCATCATCACTGCCGAGATGGAATATGTCGCCATCCGCGAAAACATGAAGCTGCAAGAAGCTCGCGCCGCCGGCCTGCTTGACCAGCAGCACGCCGGGCACAGTTTTGGCGCCAGCATCCCGAAAGAAATCACCGCCGAATTCGTCCGCGAAGAGATCGCCCGCGGCCGCGCCATCATCCCGGCCAACATCAACCACGTGGAGCTGGAGCCGATGATCATCGGCCGCAACTTCCTGGTGAAGATCAACGGCAACATCGGCAACAGCGCCCTGGGCTCGTCCATCGAAGAAGAAGTGGCCAAGCTGACCTGGGGCATCCGCTGGGGTTCGGACACGGTGATGGACCTGTCCACCGGCAAGCATATCCACGAAACCCGCGAGTGGATCATCCGCAACTCGCCGGTGCCGATCGGTACCGTGCCGATCTACCAGGCGCTGGAGAAGGTCAACGGCGTGGCCGAGGACCTGACCTGGGAGCTGTTCCGCGACACCCTGATCGAACAGGCCGAGCAGGGTGTGGACTATTTCACCATCCATGCTGGCGTACTGCTGCGCTATGTGCCGCTGACCGCCAAGCGCGTTACTGGCATCGTCAGCCGCGGCGGTTCGATCATGGCCAAGTGGTGCCTGGCGCACCACAAAGAGAACTTCCTCTACACCCACTTCGATGAAATCTGCGAAATCATGAAGGCCTACGACGTCAGCTTCTCGCTGGGCGACGGCCTGCGTCCGGGCTCGATTGCCGATGCCAACGACGCAGCGCAGTTCGGCGAACTGGAAACCCTCGGCGAGCTGACCAAGATCGCCTGGAAGCATGACGTCCAGTGCATGATCGAAGGCCCGGGCCACGTGCCGATGCAGTTGATCAAGGAGAACATGGACAAGCAGCTCGAGTGCTGCGACGAAGCGCCGTTCTACACCCTTGGCCCGCTGACCACCGACATCGCCCCGGGTTACGACCACATCACCTCGGGTATCGGTGCGGCGATGATCGGCTGGTTCGGTTGCGCCATGCTCTGCTACGTCACGCCCAAGGAACACCTGGGCTTGCCGAACAAGGATGACGTCAAGACCGGCATCATCACCTACAAGATCGCCGCCCATGCTGCGGACTTGGCCAAGGGGCATCCCGGCGCGCAAATCCGCGACAACGCCCTGTCCAAGGCGCGCTTCGAGTTCCGCTGGGAAGACCAGTTCAATCTTGGCCTGGACCCGGACACCGCGCGTAGCTTCCACGACGAGACCCTGCCCAAGGACTCGGCCAAGGTCGCGCACTTCTGCTCGATGTGCGGACCGAAGTTCTGCTCGATGAAGATTACCCAGGAAGTGCGTGAATACGCCGCCAACCAGCGCATCGACGCGGTGGACGTGGCAGTCGAAGATGGCATGCGCGAGCAGGCCGAGCGGTTCCGCCAGGAAGGCAGCCAGTTGTACAAAAAGGTGTAA
- a CDS encoding DMT family transporter: protein MNAYTYLAIAICAEVIATASMKAVKGLSTPLPLLLMVCGYAVAFWMLTLVVRSIPVGIAYAIWSGLGIVLISVAALVIYGQKLDVPAMLGMAMIVGGVVVIQVFSKTAGH from the coding sequence ATGAATGCCTACACCTACCTGGCTATCGCCATCTGCGCCGAAGTCATCGCCACCGCGTCGATGAAAGCCGTCAAGGGCCTGAGCACGCCCCTGCCGCTGCTGCTGATGGTCTGTGGCTACGCTGTGGCGTTCTGGATGCTGACCCTGGTGGTGCGCAGCATTCCGGTGGGTATCGCCTATGCAATCTGGTCGGGCTTGGGCATCGTCCTGATCAGCGTTGCGGCGCTGGTGATCTACGGGCAGAAGCTGGACGTGCCGGCGATGCTCGGCATGGCCATGATCGTCGGCGGTGTGGTGGTGATCCAGGTCTTCTCGAAAACCGCCGGGCATTGA
- the cpdA gene encoding 3',5'-cyclic-AMP phosphodiesterase, whose amino-acid sequence MPQPSIPLSAVPVYLVQLTDSHLFADPQGTLLGMNTRDSLQRVIERVRDEQPRIDLLLATGDLSQDGSVASYASFHELTKSLGAPARWLAGNHDEPVPMEQAATGTDLLSPVVDMGNWRILMLNSAVPGAVPGLLDDDQLSLLEQALREAPERHHLICFHHQPVPIDCAWMAPIGLRNADALFAVLKGYPQVRALLWGHIHQEWDQVRDGVRLLASPSTCIQFEPGSDDFKVGEQAPGYRWLRLQADGSIDTGVSRVSDFEFSVDYEGDGY is encoded by the coding sequence TTGCCGCAACCATCGATCCCTCTTAGCGCCGTGCCGGTGTACCTGGTGCAACTGACCGACAGTCACCTGTTTGCCGACCCGCAAGGCACGCTGCTGGGCATGAATACCCGCGACAGTCTGCAGCGTGTGATCGAACGGGTGCGTGACGAGCAGCCGCGGATCGATTTGCTGCTGGCCACTGGCGACCTGTCTCAGGATGGCTCGGTGGCGTCCTATGCGAGCTTTCATGAGCTGACGAAAAGCCTCGGGGCCCCGGCGCGCTGGCTTGCCGGCAACCACGACGAACCTGTGCCCATGGAGCAGGCTGCAACGGGCACTGATTTGCTGAGCCCCGTGGTGGACATGGGCAATTGGCGCATCCTGATGCTCAACTCGGCAGTGCCCGGCGCGGTGCCGGGATTGCTCGATGACGACCAGCTCAGTTTGCTTGAGCAAGCCTTGCGCGAAGCGCCCGAGCGTCATCACCTGATCTGTTTCCACCACCAACCGGTGCCCATCGATTGCGCGTGGATGGCGCCGATCGGCTTGCGCAATGCCGATGCGCTGTTCGCCGTACTGAAAGGTTATCCACAGGTACGTGCCTTGCTCTGGGGGCATATCCATCAGGAGTGGGACCAGGTGCGTGACGGCGTGCGGCTATTGGCCTCACCCTCGACCTGCATCCAGTTCGAGCCGGGCAGTGATGACTTCAAGGTCGGCGAACAGGCCCCAGGCTATCGCTGGCTGCGCCTGCAAGCGGATGGCTCGATCGACACCGGCGTATCACGGGTAAGCGACTTCGAATTCAGCGTCGACTACGAAGGCGACGGCTATTAA
- a CDS encoding LysR family transcriptional regulator — MAEQWNLEQLRMFVRVAELRSFSAVAREQRKAQSAVSNGIALLEADLGVTLFERSSGRQPRLTEAGATLLEDARELLRQCERLDGRALALMRGQEAQLRVAQDEAMPYQPVIDSLDELARQFPLLEVQMASGAQGDVARKLIERRADLGLLFHHDQMPVSLERRAVGRIEMVTACGVDHPLTRLDRVTRQDLARHRQLLITPQESGYPGGEPISPQIWRADSFYAMAELLMRGLGWAWLPRHVVQYPTYQAQMVELASEWTPPALVVELVWRRDEPLGPAAQWLAERFAVHLRAIG, encoded by the coding sequence ATGGCCGAGCAGTGGAATCTGGAGCAGTTGCGCATGTTCGTGCGGGTCGCCGAGCTACGTTCGTTCTCGGCCGTAGCCCGTGAACAGCGCAAGGCGCAATCGGCGGTGAGCAATGGTATTGCCCTGCTGGAGGCCGACCTGGGTGTGACCTTGTTCGAGCGCAGCAGCGGCCGCCAGCCACGCCTGACCGAGGCCGGCGCAACCTTGCTGGAAGATGCCCGCGAACTGCTGCGCCAGTGCGAGCGCCTGGATGGTCGGGCCCTGGCCTTGATGCGCGGGCAGGAGGCACAACTGCGTGTGGCTCAGGACGAGGCCATGCCGTATCAGCCGGTGATCGACAGCCTCGATGAACTGGCCCGGCAGTTCCCCTTGCTCGAAGTGCAGATGGCCAGCGGTGCCCAGGGCGACGTGGCGCGCAAGCTGATCGAGCGGCGTGCCGATCTGGGGCTGCTGTTCCACCATGACCAGATGCCGGTGTCCCTGGAGCGCCGGGCAGTGGGGCGGATCGAGATGGTCACCGCGTGTGGCGTAGATCATCCCTTGACCCGGTTGGATCGCGTCACTCGCCAGGACCTGGCCCGCCACCGTCAATTGCTGATTACCCCGCAGGAAAGCGGCTACCCCGGTGGCGAACCGATCAGCCCGCAGATCTGGCGCGCCGACAGCTTCTACGCCATGGCCGAACTGCTGATGCGCGGGCTGGGCTGGGCCTGGCTGCCACGGCATGTGGTGCAGTACCCCACGTACCAGGCGCAAATGGTCGAGCTGGCCAGCGAGTGGACGCCGCCGGCGCTGGTGGTCGAGCTGGTGTGGCGGCGTGACGAGCCGCTGGGCCCCGCCGCGCAGTGGTTGGCTGAACGCTTCGCAGTGCACTTGCGCGCAATTGGCTAG
- a CDS encoding YqiA/YcfP family alpha/beta fold hydrolase, with protein MSGSILYIHGFNSAPSSKKACQLVAVMEQLGLGDRLRVPALHHHPRQAIAQLEAAIAELESPLLVGSSLGGYYATHLAERHGLKALLINPAVNPHRLFDGYLGPQQNLYTGETWELTLDHVQALAELEVSAPVDAGRFQVWLQTADETLDYRQAEQFYRACALCIQAGGDHSFQGFAERLPVLLSFAGIAPQQYQALDFSVF; from the coding sequence ATGTCGGGTTCGATTCTCTATATTCACGGGTTCAACAGCGCGCCGTCGTCGAAGAAGGCCTGCCAACTGGTAGCGGTCATGGAGCAGTTGGGGCTGGGCGATCGCCTGCGGGTGCCGGCCCTGCATCATCACCCGCGCCAGGCCATCGCCCAACTGGAGGCCGCCATTGCCGAGCTCGAATCGCCATTACTGGTCGGCAGCTCGCTCGGCGGCTACTATGCCACCCATCTGGCCGAGCGCCACGGGCTCAAAGCCCTGTTGATCAACCCGGCGGTCAACCCGCACCGGCTGTTCGACGGCTACCTGGGGCCCCAACAGAACCTCTACACCGGCGAAACCTGGGAGCTGACCCTGGACCACGTGCAGGCCCTGGCCGAACTGGAAGTGTCGGCGCCAGTGGATGCCGGGCGCTTTCAAGTGTGGCTGCAAACCGCCGATGAAACCCTGGACTACCGCCAGGCCGAGCAGTTCTACCGCGCCTGCGCGCTGTGCATCCAGGCCGGTGGCGATCACAGCTTCCAGGGCTTTGCCGAACGCCTGCCAGTTTTGCTGAGCTTTGCCGGCATTGCCCCGCAGCAGTATCAAGCGCTCGATTTTTCTGTATTTTGA
- a CDS encoding NUDIX domain-containing protein: MSDTFNNATPSKVDIADRTTCYKGFYRLDKLRLRHELFAGGMGREISRELFVRHDAVCVLPYDPQRDEVVLIEQFRVGALGKIEDPWMIELVAGLIDKDEEPEEVAHREAEEEAGLVFSTLWPMTRYFPSPGGSDEFVHLYLGRCSSIGAGGLHGLEEEGEDIRVKVWALEDALQAVRDGKIANAATIIALQWLALNRAEVRGLWS; encoded by the coding sequence ATGTCAGACACGTTCAACAACGCTACGCCCAGCAAGGTCGATATCGCCGATCGGACCACTTGCTACAAGGGCTTCTACCGCCTCGACAAGTTGCGCCTGCGCCACGAGCTGTTTGCCGGGGGCATGGGGCGTGAGATCAGTCGCGAGCTGTTCGTGCGTCACGATGCTGTTTGCGTTTTGCCCTACGATCCACAGCGCGACGAAGTGGTGCTGATCGAACAGTTTCGCGTAGGGGCGCTGGGCAAGATTGAAGACCCCTGGATGATCGAACTGGTCGCCGGTCTGATCGACAAGGACGAAGAACCGGAAGAAGTTGCACACCGCGAGGCCGAGGAGGAAGCTGGGCTTGTGTTCAGTACGCTGTGGCCGATGACCCGGTATTTCCCGTCACCGGGCGGCAGCGATGAATTTGTCCATCTTTACCTGGGCCGTTGCAGCAGCATTGGGGCCGGAGGCCTGCACGGGCTGGAAGAAGAAGGTGAGGATATTCGCGTCAAGGTCTGGGCGCTCGAGGATGCGCTGCAGGCCGTGCGCGACGGCAAAATTGCCAACGCGGCAACCATCATTGCCTTGCAATGGCTGGCCTTGAACCGCGCTGAAGTCAGGGGGCTATGGTCGTGA
- a CDS encoding DUF3298 and DUF4163 domain-containing protein: MTLVKLTSVAVLALALGACQSLFQPNMRTPLEVKRDRWEHIKPGCSNADCPLVNIDTIHFPANPKLDAIVEKRLLQLTQDNERSAPPSSLKAYEEQFMASAESRNSSYLQAKVREQHDGLVIIELSSYLDTGGAHGMPGRGFINYSRQQDKVLTLQDMLVPGQEATFWKTAEEAHKGWLISTGMDKDADFVQNWPFRQTPHIALTYGAVVLKYEVYAIAPYSMGHIELKIPYPRLNGVIKPELFPGRG; encoded by the coding sequence ATGACGCTTGTGAAACTGACTTCCGTGGCCGTGCTGGCCCTGGCCCTGGGCGCTTGTCAGAGCCTGTTCCAGCCCAACATGCGCACGCCGCTGGAGGTCAAGCGCGACCGCTGGGAGCACATCAAGCCCGGTTGCAGCAACGCCGATTGCCCCCTGGTCAACATCGACACCATCCACTTCCCGGCCAACCCCAAACTGGACGCGATCGTCGAGAAACGCCTGCTGCAACTGACCCAGGACAACGAGCGCAGCGCACCACCCAGCTCACTCAAAGCCTATGAAGAGCAGTTCATGGCCAGCGCCGAAAGCCGCAACAGCAGCTACCTGCAAGCCAAGGTACGCGAGCAGCATGACGGACTGGTGATCATCGAGCTGTCCAGTTACCTGGACACCGGTGGCGCCCATGGTATGCCCGGGCGCGGCTTCATTAACTATTCGCGCCAACAGGACAAGGTCCTGACCCTGCAGGACATGCTGGTGCCAGGCCAGGAAGCGACCTTCTGGAAGACCGCCGAAGAAGCCCATAAAGGCTGGCTGATCAGCACCGGCATGGACAAGGACGCTGACTTCGTCCAGAACTGGCCATTCCGCCAGACCCCGCATATCGCCCTGACCTACGGCGCGGTGGTGCTGAAGTACGAGGTCTATGCCATCGCCCCGTACTCCATGGGCCACATCGAGCTGAAAATCCCCTACCCGCGCCTGAACGGCGTGATCAAGCCGGAGTTGTTTCCCGGTCGCGGCTGA